In Danaus plexippus chromosome 9 unlocalized genomic scaffold, MEX_DaPlex mxdp_26, whole genome shotgun sequence, the following proteins share a genomic window:
- the LOC116767447 gene encoding uncharacterized protein LOC116767447, which translates to MNSQNISSSPTYKNVKIKKIHSPLELKEKMRKDYKSKIQSSRCLLLNKIRGSSGSDLRDTLTDIFNETVNSNKDITNEDFIFDVEEAKILEEIKQELIQNELDWWIEEYEKSQNDYIDWLSQEYEENIICLICQKHNFLANNDTLSCPPCNIKIKVNNTLQNLKNIINEKIEKHNSFCCNNVHFSAICESNETHIYYICDSCEDMQLVI; encoded by the exons ATGAATTCTCAAAATATCTCTTCGTCTCctacttataaaaatgtcaaaattaaaaagatacatTCACCTTTAGAACTTAAAGAGAAAATGAGAAAG gattataaaagcaaaataCAAAGTAGCCGTTGTTTGCTTCTGAATAAAATTCGAGGTTCTTCAGGGAGTGATCTTCGTGATACTCTGACagatattttcaatgaaacaGTAAActcaaataaagatataacaaatgaagactttatttttgatgttgaagaggctaaaatattagaagaaataaaacaagaattaattcaaaatgaattAGATTG GTGGATTGAGGAGTATGAGAAATCACAAAACGATTACATCGACTGGCTTTCACAAGAGTATGAAGAGAATAtcatatgtttaatttgtcaaaaacataattttttagcTAACAATGATACTTTATCATGTCCCccttgtaatattaaaataaaagtaaataatacactccaaaacttaaaaaatattataaatgaaaaaattgaaAAGCATAATAGCTTCTGTTgcaataatgtacatttttctGCTATCTGTGAATCAAACGAGactcacatatattatatatgtgataGTTGTGAAGACATGCAGTTAGTTATTTAG